The following coding sequences lie in one Ostrea edulis chromosome 8, xbOstEdul1.1, whole genome shotgun sequence genomic window:
- the LOC125661370 gene encoding uncharacterized protein LOC125661370 isoform X1 has protein sequence MECSEGLLFKWSTDGFEMELRYSKRFMDEENVPLTVFMRNSVQGIAPDERIDIIDAAIKRYFTSKKEANNRHNKNKEELNKKRQATYERKKEKLKRRLVAVEKTGWSEEKKNKVRTFFQLPYAHKYMSSDEEGDDGFVSHPYSWESEELQKVTGSLDKKYLETCPPRSKRLLSKKVAGL, from the exons ATGGA GTGCAGTGAAGGACTCTTATTTAAATGGTCAACAGACGGATTTGAAATGGAACTACGGTACAGCAAAAG ATTCATGGATGAAGAAAATGTACCACTGACAGTATTTATGAGGAACAGTGTACAAGGGATTGCGCCAGATGAAAGAATTGACATCATAGATG CTGccattaaaagatattttacatcCAAAAAGGAGGCTAACAATAGGCACAATAAGAATAAAGAAGAGTTAAATAAAAAGAGGCAAGCAACatatgaaagaaagaaagag AAATTGAAGAGGAGACTTGTTGCGGTAGAGAAGACGGGATGGTCCGAGGAGAAGAAAAATAAAGTTAGAACATTTTTCCAGCTACCATATGCTCACAAATATATGAGCAGTGATGAGGAGGGAGATGATGGCTTTGTGTCCCATCCATATTCCTGGGAGAGTGAGGAATTACAGAAAGTTACAGGAAGTCTggacaaaaaatatttagagacaTGTCCTCCACGTAGCAAGAGGTTATTGTCCAAAAAAGTAGCGGGTCTCTAA
- the LOC125661370 gene encoding uncharacterized protein LOC125661370 isoform X2: MELRYSKRFMDEENVPLTVFMRNSVQGIAPDERIDIIDAAIKRYFTSKKEANNRHNKNKEELNKKRQATYERKKEKLKRRLVAVEKTGWSEEKKNKVRTFFQLPYAHKYMSSDEEGDDGFVSHPYSWESEELQKVTGSLDKKYLETCPPRSKRLLSKKVAGL, translated from the exons ATGGAACTACGGTACAGCAAAAG ATTCATGGATGAAGAAAATGTACCACTGACAGTATTTATGAGGAACAGTGTACAAGGGATTGCGCCAGATGAAAGAATTGACATCATAGATG CTGccattaaaagatattttacatcCAAAAAGGAGGCTAACAATAGGCACAATAAGAATAAAGAAGAGTTAAATAAAAAGAGGCAAGCAACatatgaaagaaagaaagag AAATTGAAGAGGAGACTTGTTGCGGTAGAGAAGACGGGATGGTCCGAGGAGAAGAAAAATAAAGTTAGAACATTTTTCCAGCTACCATATGCTCACAAATATATGAGCAGTGATGAGGAGGGAGATGATGGCTTTGTGTCCCATCCATATTCCTGGGAGAGTGAGGAATTACAGAAAGTTACAGGAAGTCTggacaaaaaatatttagagacaTGTCCTCCACGTAGCAAGAGGTTATTGTCCAAAAAAGTAGCGGGTCTCTAA